GCACAAAATGGCATGACTATAGAACGGATGCGGAGGGGATTTGTTATCAAGAGGACTGCAATCCGCACCCAGGCGAGAGGGATAGAAGCGGAGAGCTTCCCGGACTGTATTTCAGGACGGGAACTCGTAGCGGATAGCCCGACCCGCAGGGGCTCGCCCAAAAAGAAAGGGGATTGAAACACTTATGTTCAATCCCCTTTCAGGTTAGTACAGTTTGATATTCCAGATGCCCGGTTGTCCTTCCAGGATGTGGACTCTGAGGTAGCGGGTGGTTCCGATTTTATTGGCGGTATGAGGTGAACGGGTGGTACGTTCATTTTCTGCATATATTTTTTGCCAGTTTTTACCATCAAGGGATTTCTCAAGTGTAAAAACGTGTCCTAAAGATGGATGGACAAAGAAAATATTACAGCGGTTGATGTTGGCCGTTTTGCCTAAATCGACCTGCCAGCACTTGACGCTATCATCGGGTGATGCCCACCAGCGGGTGTAGTTGGAATCATCCAGGGCATTGGCCGGAGCGAAGTTGATTTCCCGTTTCGGCAGCGAGTCGGGAAGGTGAAACTTCAGGTCTTTCTGGTTTCGCCAGCGATGCGGAATGACAGTCATGTCGGGACGGTAAGAGGAGGCAGTCGCCACGGCATGCGGGAATTTCAACTCTTTGGGCATCGTACTTTTGGCAAAGTAGCCGACACCGTTATTGTTGATTTTAACCGGTTGGATAGTTCCGTCGGCATTGAATTTCAGCGGTGAGACGTAAATCTGACGGCTCGTTCCGCCGATTCCGTAGTCGAGATAGACGAAGAACCATTCATCCGTATTATTCTTATTGAAAACAAATCCGTGGCCCGGGCCCCAGATGTTTTGCTTTGTATCGGAGGATAAAATGATGTCATTTTCCGGTGTTGTGAACGGGCCGAGCGGCGATTTGTTGCTCATCACGTATCCGTATTGGTAATCTGCATATCCGCCATTTGTATATAAATAGTAGTAAATGCCTTTGCGCTTAAACATTTGCGGGCCTTCCGAATAGCCTTTCCAACCGGTGGGGATGTCAATGGTATTGCCTTTGATTTTAAGATAGTCGTCGGTCAGTTCGGCTGCTTTTCGGCGGCGCCAGAAGATATATCCCTTGCCGTTATCATCGATAAAAGGACAGCCATCTATGTCCGGTGCAACGGCAGAGTCGGTCTCCTTACCGGTAAAGGTTTCGGGGCCGTTGACCAATTTGAACGGACCTTCGGGTGAATCGGCCACCGCTACATGTGTCGGGCCTTCGCAGGTGAAGTAGAGGTAGTATTTACCTTTATTGAAAATGGCGCGACCGGGAGCCCAGTAACGGTATTTGTTCCAGTCGATACCGGGAATAATAACCCCCTCAAAACTCCAGTTGACGAAGTCTTTGGATTTCCATACGACGGGTTTGCCAGAGGTACTTAGGTCGGATTTCTGGTCGCCAATGTCACTGGTCGCATACAGATAATAGGTATCTCCAAATTGTACGATGGTAGGGTCTGCCAGATTGTCGGGTACCAACGGCTGATTGGTAACCTTTCCTTTTTGGGCAAATATCCCCATCGTAACCGAAAAGCATAGTGCGGTTAGGAATGTTTTCTTCATTGTTTTTATGGCTTTTGCAAAGGCAAAGATAGCGATTTGACCATTTAAGGTAAATGTCAGTCACCTCTATTGTCATGGATTATCTGACTTTATCGGGGTAATTTTGTGCATCAGGTTTCGAAGGTCATCCTCTAGGTTTCGCCAACCGGTCTCTAGGTTTCGAAGGTCGTCCTCTAGGTTTCGCCAACCGGTCTCTAGGTTTCGAAGGTCATCCTCTAGGTTTCGCTAACCGGTCTCTAGGTTTCGAAGGTCATCCTCTAGGTTTCGCTAACCGTTCTCTAGGTTTCGCTAACCCTCCTCTAGGTTTCGCCAACCGATCTCTAAGCTACGGAAACTACCCTCGTCATTTACGGGTTCGCGTTATCAAAAGAGCCATCCGGTTTCCCTGTTCCTCAAACTTTGCCTATCTT
The window above is part of the Parabacteroides sp. FAFU027 genome. Proteins encoded here:
- a CDS encoding family 43 glycosylhydrolase, translating into MKKTFLTALCFSVTMGIFAQKGKVTNQPLVPDNLADPTIVQFGDTYYLYATSDIGDQKSDLSTSGKPVVWKSKDFVNWSFEGVIIPGIDWNKYRYWAPGRAIFNKGKYYLYFTCEGPTHVAVADSPEGPFKLVNGPETFTGKETDSAVAPDIDGCPFIDDNGKGYIFWRRRKAAELTDDYLKIKGNTIDIPTGWKGYSEGPQMFKRKGIYYYLYTNGGYADYQYGYVMSNKSPLGPFTTPENDIILSSDTKQNIWGPGHGFVFNKNNTDEWFFVYLDYGIGGTSRQIYVSPLKFNADGTIQPVKINNNGVGYFAKSTMPKELKFPHAVATASSYRPDMTVIPHRWRNQKDLKFHLPDSLPKREINFAPANALDDSNYTRWWASPDDSVKCWQVDLGKTANINRCNIFFVHPSLGHVFTLEKSLDGKNWQKIYAENERTTRSPHTANKIGTTRYLRVHILEGQPGIWNIKLY